Proteins from a genomic interval of Nostoc sp. TCL240-02:
- a CDS encoding class I SAM-dependent methyltransferase gives MSLIQSLKNFPRQVRAFLEPNDLSKVAALYAHEEWPRLRFAHRYQSHFAPLKWKKLKILAIGVGGYEDHTIGGEALKTFKTYFPNSMIYGIDIVDKRYLEEDRIKIFHGDQNDESFMKDVFNETGALDIIIEDGSSANEHHIKAFYQFFPLLNEGGIYAAENIHHSYWPSLGQKWSDFAQESVMMQNWVNVGGSLDLNDPKTVMNMFKKLVDGLNYEEFLNPGYTPSYFDKNIVSLHFYHNLVIVYKGDNSEGSNFIENNTLQPFVLETLGVNSLDELELEFPEIDQKVDEMSLTFTSIKS, from the coding sequence ATGAGCTTAATCCAATCATTAAAAAATTTTCCGCGTCAAGTTAGGGCATTTTTAGAGCCAAATGATTTAAGTAAAGTAGCGGCTCTTTATGCCCATGAGGAATGGCCTAGACTGCGGTTTGCTCATCGCTACCAAAGTCATTTTGCTCCCCTCAAATGGAAAAAACTCAAGATTTTGGCAATTGGTGTAGGGGGTTACGAAGATCACACAATTGGAGGTGAGGCTTTAAAAACTTTTAAAACTTATTTTCCAAATAGTATGATTTACGGGATTGATATTGTCGACAAAAGATATTTAGAAGAAGACCGAATTAAAATATTTCACGGCGATCAAAACGATGAATCTTTTATGAAAGATGTTTTTAATGAAACAGGGGCATTAGACATCATCATTGAAGATGGCAGTTCGGCTAATGAACATCATATTAAAGCCTTCTATCAATTTTTTCCTCTACTCAACGAAGGCGGAATTTATGCTGCGGAAAATATTCATCATTCTTACTGGCCAAGTCTTGGACAAAAGTGGTCAGACTTTGCTCAAGAAAGTGTGATGATGCAAAATTGGGTAAACGTGGGTGGAAGTCTTGACTTGAACGACCCAAAAACGGTTATGAATATGTTCAAAAAATTAGTTGATGGATTGAATTATGAAGAATTTTTAAATCCCGGCTATACTCCATCTTATTTTGATAAAAATATTGTTTCTCTGCACTTTTACCATAACTTAGTAATTGTGTATAAAGGCGACAATAGTGAAGGTAGCAATTTTATTGAAAACAACACTTTGCAACCATTCGTTTTGGAAACTCTGGGTGTCAATTCATTGGATGAACTAGAACTTGAATTTCCAGAAATCGATCAGAAAGTAGATGAAATGAGTTTGACTTTTACCAGTATTAAAAGCTGA